One Coffea eugenioides isolate CCC68of chromosome 2, Ceug_1.0, whole genome shotgun sequence genomic window, CTTGATTATTAGAGAATTTcctgaaaaagtgaaaagcataATTTTGCATTAAATCATAAGAATTTTACCTTAAGATTCATTATCATATTAGGATCTATTTTtcaattgagaaagggggaAAAGCAGTGATAACAGGTGAAAATAGACTTTAACTTGAACATGTTAATTACACTTAATTTAAGCGTTAAGAACATAATTAAAAGAGGCAAGTATAGTATCCAACGTACGTATTTGCAATAACAGGTATTAATAATAActcatctccttttcttttatgtATATTTCTCTACCTACAATACTTAGTAAATTTGTGTATCATATGTTGCCTTTTAGAATTGATTTATGCATATACGGTTGTTTTTGTTCAGAGCCCTGATGGTGATATAATTGATTGTATCCATATCGCTCACCAACCAGCATTTGACCACCTTTTGCTCAAAAATCATACCATTCAGGTTAGCATATCTATCTCAGTTGTGGTGTAACCACTTGGCTATTTGCTTCTTCCTCCCCCATTGACATTCAAAAATCCAAAAGTCAATCAGGAAAAGTCATGTAAATCTTCAATTTTCTCTCATAATTCTTATAAAACTTTTAATTCTTTCTTGAAATCGTTCCTTTAAACAACAAAAAGATGAAAAAGAGTGATAACATCGTTGAAAAGCAAGTGTAATTTGAGAACGAGCATAATGCATGCGGAGCTAACCTTAAAAAATAGAGCAAATTATACTTTATCCCTCTGTGATTTAGTGTTGTTATACATAACCCTCTcatgatttgaattaaagtgtcaaagtaatgGAATTTACAATCCGTAACGGAATCACTTAAAATGTTAAAATATCCCTATATAAAgctgaaaattatttattaaccatagGGGGTTATacgtatattttgaaaatcataagggagttatatgaTAAAACATTAAACCATAAGGGAGTTATTTAGTAAAACATAAAACCATACTGGGTTAGTGCGTCATATATATTATGTTCATATAGTTTGGTTACTTCaatcattttaatttttaaacaagggtaatttcgatattTTCAAAGGTTtcgttacgaatgatcattcccgttactttaatattttaatccaaactatgatGAAGCTTTTGAAACTATGATGAGGTTATGcataacttttgaaactataagagGGTTATATAGAAAAAATACTATACCAtagggggtaaaatgtaatttgccctaaaAAAATGAGGAACGGATTATGTTGATTCTGAATTGTTCACAAACTTACGCATGTGACATTATAACTGGTCCATTATTATGGCCATGCCACTGTCACTTGAATGTAGTGCTGAAATTAAAATATGCTGCAGATGGCGCCGAATTATCACCCTGAAATACTACTTGATAAGAGTAAAAtgtccaacttcgaactccaaaggAAGCATCATACAAGACCTATTGCTCAGCTATGGCAGTTGAATGGAAAGTGCCCCAAGGGAACCATTCCTATTAGAAGAACCAAGAAAGATGACTTCTTAAGAGCTCGTTCTATCCTGAGACTTCCGACTGGGAGGCTACCTAGGTTCAGGTTTAGATGGCGACCTCGGACGGCACCTGTCAAAAATTCAGCTACTTATGAGGTACCACAAAATATGTctcaccaaaaaataaaaaataaaaacagtaGGTTTCGGGACTTTAGCAACAGAAAGAGTCCAACATGTATCTTACGGTAATTTTCAAGTGCTTTTAATCTAGCAGTTTTAATTTTTCAATCCCTTTATCTAATTTACCCTCTGTTGATGGTGAAATTTCTTAGTATGCATATGCATTTGTTCAAAGTAAAGAGTATCTTGGAACCAAGGCAACTATAAATCTATGGCAACCCCAAATTGATGATGAAGACCAAGGTGGATCTAGCTTGTCCGGAGTTGGGGTTGTAGGAGGTCCTTCAACCAGAGAACTGAACTCCATTGAGGCCGGATGGATTGTAGGTTTTCTCTATAATCATTCCTTAATATGTTTCTTCGTGTTCACGACTTCGTGAACTACATGTGCAATTGTTCAGATCCTACTGCTTTCTTTACTCAGGTCAACCCAGAACGGTTTGGAGATAATAGAACAAGACTTTACACCTACTGGACTGTAAGTAAAAGAATATCTTTCACAATTAATCTTCCGGAGCTGAATCCTTTTGGAGAAATTCCAAAATTCTGATGGAAGTATGTTTTTTGTTTGCATGTTGTTGACCAAGGAGTCGTCGCATTCTGCAGgtgcaaaaaaaaattacactcAACATTTGGTTAATGCGAtgttaaaagaaaaaacttgGATTTTGATGAAAATGCCATTATCTTGAAAAAATTCCACTCAACAAGGCTAAGTTCAAGCTCACTGAACTCACATTCTATGAATGCAAGGACTCTCTGGCCCAGATTACATGGATAAAAAGCACTTTCCTATAGAAGTTGATCGATTTTAAGTTTCGTAACAATCTTAGAAATTTCTATCTGCACTTGCTTTTAATGGTATATGTTCGTGTTTTTAACTTAGCTATAGTATATACCAGAAGAGGATCCTACATAAAGATTTTGTGTTGCAAATTGGTAAAATTTGTAGAGTGACGGTTACCAATCCACCGGGTGTTACAACTTGTTCTGCTCGGGTTTTGTCCAAACCAGCAATGAAATTGCACTAGGGGCAAGCTTATCCCCAACCTCAGTCTACAATGGCTCGCAATACAATATCAGCATCCTTATTTGGAAGGTAAGCAAAAGAAACCACTTTTTTATGAATGTAACAGTTCACTGAGAATTCTAGAGCTTCAAATATCATGGGAGAATTTTGTTAGGATCCAGACCAGACAGTGTGGTGGCTGCAGTATCAGAACAAGACAATTGGTTACTGGCCTACCTCTTTGTTCAAATACCTTGTGCACAATGCTTCAGCCATCATTTGGGGTGGAGTCGTAAGCAATGGAAAAGGAGATGGTCTAAACAG contains:
- the LOC113759428 gene encoding uncharacterized protein LOC113759428 — encoded protein: MAPNYHPEILLDKSKMSNFELQRKHHTRPIAQLWQLNGKCPKGTIPIRRTKKDDFLRARSILRLPTGRLPRFRFRWRPRTAPVKNSATYEYAYAFVQSKEYLGTKATINLWQPQIDDEDQGGSSLSGVGVVGGPSTRELNSIEAGWIVNPERFGDNRTRLYTYWTSDGYQSTGCYNLFCSGFVQTSNEIALGASLSPTSVYNGSQYNISILIWKDPDQTVWWLQYQNKTIGYWPTSLFKYLVHNASAIIWGGVVSNGKGDGLNSTTQMGSGHFPEEGYQRASYFRNLQILNGSNTLLPPDMITTVSNQPNCYGILLGNNTDWGDYFYYGGPGKNPKCP